From a region of the Dictyostelium discoideum AX4 chromosome 2 chromosome, whole genome shotgun sequence genome:
- a CDS encoding hypothetical protein (Similar to Dictyostelium discoideum (Slime mold). CIGB protein), with product MNKEVENEQNTFCLIHSTQEITFICTSCKFSPACNKCVVLKGIHFGHDIIEIDDESVLPILKEMNEKTIPKIDELIKNNQDLLKGNLTKYEEIKEKHKSNLQIISGQIMKLHTILQTVENNLNQQLITNLDENTDINDVFNTKVKEELKVLSKVISLKNDYNFIDESQNLNDKHIQIIKDSYQSKKILTCHFSDLPDYSSSKVTISESSFNSIKDLFNLIISIDKYHGQLPPTNEHSPLKQLSRYRWGKFIFTVYNDGDSIPDDTESLAIGEGQRLPKTMPKSTKRLLLPNGFNQSLISLPKTVRSLYLFNIGLQLTEASIPETVDTLFFCDGFSQKITKGIIPKSVKEVFFYNIVQPLEKDSIPNTVSFVGRSPSFKHPLDVKSINQINDRGLYIIQNE from the coding sequence atgaataaagaaGTTGAAAATGAACAAAATACATTTTGTCTCATTCATTCAACACAGGAAATAACATTTATTTGCACTTCATGTAAATTTTCACCTGCTTGCAATAAGTGTGTGGTTTTAAAGGGTATTCACTTTGGTCATGATATTATAGAAATCGATGATGAAAGTgttttaccaattttaaaagaaatgaatgaaaaaacaataccaaaaattgatgaattaataaaaaacaatcaagaTTTACTTAAAGGTAATTTAACAAAAtatgaagaaattaaagaaaaacataaatcaaatttacaaattatcAGTGGCCAAATTATGAAATTACATACAATTTTGCAAActgttgaaaataatttaaatcaacaattaattacaaatttagaTGAAAATACTGATATTAATGATGTTTTCAACACAAAAGTCAAGgaagaattaaaagttttatcaaaagtaataagtctaaaaaatgattataatttcattgatGAAAgccaaaatttaaatgataaacaCATTCAAATCATTAAAGATTCATATCAAAGTAAAAAGATTTTGACATGTCATTTTAGTGATTTGCCAGATTATTCAAGTTCAAAGGTTACCATTTCAGAGtcatcatttaattcaattaaagatttgtttaatttaataattagtaTTGATAAATACCATGGACAATTGCCTCCTACTAATGAACATTCACCTCTAAAACAGTTGTCAAGATACAGATGGggtaaatttatatttacagTTTACAATGATGGTGATAGTATACCAGATGATACAGAATCTCTTGCAATTGGAGAGGGACAGCGTCTACCTAAAACCATGCCAAAATCAAccaaaagattattattgCCCAATGGATTTAATCaatcattaatatcattaccaAAAACTGTTAGATCACTTTACCTTTTTAACATTGGTCTTCAATTGACTGAGGCTTCAATTCCTGAAACTGTAGATACACTCTTCTTTTGTGATGGATTTAGTCAAAAAATTACAAAGGGAATAATTCCAAAATCAGTTAAAGAGGTGTTTTTCTATAATATAGTTCAACCACTTGAAAAAGATTCTATCCCAAACACTGTTTCATTTGTGGGTCGTTCCCCTTCCTTTAAACATCCTCTTGAtgttaaatcaataaatcaaattaatgaCCGTGGCCTGTACATAATTCAAAATgaataa
- the eIF3s6ip gene encoding eukaryotic translation initiation factor 3 subunit 6 interacting protein (Similar to PINT~Similar to eIF3), translating into MSQTNNAGTTNTNTNQNNNRKGGNNKNYQNRNNNNQQQQGGQQQQQQQHRNKHQNQQGNQNQQGNQQGGGNQQQNKQGGHRGGKTPSNVESFPINLSQQQVQQLQAYQQQTQQNQSAQFQSNFLPPATALYTPVINYFINLYNNFKSQSHQDILVSYDSFFKSCETYYPHCALPTIENLIPILGDKFEESSFTDRFFVLLYKEIYYRYYYALVFQPNINTCVESWQNYYQIFHTLLSANSPNDVEIDLPNAWLWDLVDEFVYQYHTFAKFKLKKQDVDFLSENPEIWDTTNVIRYLYYIIKKSQIFSANTNRFESSSEDFCSHPVYKMLGYYSVISLVRVQCLLGDYTLALKTLELIDMGKKAMYTYVTACHITLYYYLGFAYLMSRKYNEATKALNTILVSVASKSKSQNFQSDHNEKKTDKMYALLTICQALYPNKIDENVSNNLKEKFGDKLLRLQKGDLSVYEELYTFAAPRCIGPVPPYISGFNVTALDPHRLQLSLFLEEVKQQSLLTTIRSYITLYSTISIQKLAGLLQIDPEDLRVKLTCYKHKLFNVLGKGETKWNNQLDIDFYIDQDMIHIDNRLYAKETDSFINSILKFEGSLTPSYNWM; encoded by the exons ATGAGTCAAACAAATAACGCTGGTACCAcaaataccaataccaatcaaaataataatcgtAAAGgaggtaataataaaaactatcaaaatagaaataacaataaccaacaacaacaaggtggccaacaacaacaacaacaacaacatagAAATAAACACCAAAATCAACAAGgtaatcaaaatcaacaaggTAATCAACAAGGTGGTGgcaatcaacaacaaaataaacaaGGTGGTCATCGTGGTGGTAAAACCCCATCAAATGTCGAGAGTTTcccaattaatttatcacaacaacaagttcaacaattacaagcatatcaacaacaaactcaACAAAACCAATCAGCTCAATTCCAAAGCAACTTTTTACCACCAGCAACAGCTCTTTACACACCAGTGATCAACTATTTCATCAATCTCTACAATAACTTTAAATCACAATCACATCAAGATATTTTAGTTTCATACGATAGTTTCTTCAAGAGTTGTGAAACCTATTATCCACATTGCGCATTACCAACCATTGAAAACTTAATTCCAATCTTGGgtgataaatttgaagaatCCTCCTTCACCGATCGtttctttgttttattataCAAAGAAATCTATTATCGTTATTATTATGCTTTAGTTTTTCAACCAAATATAAACACCTGTGTTGAATCATggcaaaattattatcaaattttccATACTTTATTAA gtgcaaattcaccaaatgatgttgaaattgatttaccaAATGCATGGTTATGGGATCTTGTTGATGAATTCGTTTATCAATATCATACTTTTGCTAAATTTAAGTTAAAGAAACAAGATGTTGACTTTTTATCAGAGAATCCAGAGATTTGGGATACCACAAACGTTATTCgttatctttattatatcATTAAGAAATCACAAATTTTCAGTGCAAATACCAATAGATTCGAATCATCATCTGAAGATTTCTGTTCACATCCAGTCTACAAAATGTTGGGTTACTACTCTGTAATCAGTTTAGTACGTGTTCAATGTTTATTGGGTGATTACACATTGGCCTTGAAAACATTGGAACTCATCGATATGGGTAAGAAAGCCATGTATACCTACGTCACCGCTTGTCATATCACCCTTTACTACTATTTGGGTTTCGCCTATCTTATGTCAAGAAAATATAATGAAGCCACTAAAGCTTTAAATACAATTTTAGTTTCTGTTgcttcaaaatcaaaatctcAAAATTTCCAATCTGATCAT aatGAGAAAAAAACAGATAAAATGTATGCATTATTAACAATTTGTCAAGCACTTTATCCAAATAAGATTGATGAAAATGTtagtaataatttgaaagagaaatttggtgataaattattaagatTACAAAAGGGTGATCTTTCAGTTTATGAGGAATTGTATACATTTGCTGCCCCACGTTGTATCGGTCCAGTACCACCATACATTTCAGGTTTCAATGTAACCGCTTTGGATCCACATCGTCTTCAATTATCATTGTTTTTAGAGGAGGTCAAACAACAATCCCTCTTGACAACCATTCGTAGTTATATCACTTTGTATTCAACTATCTCCATTCAAAAGTTGGCTGGTTTACTTCAAATCGATCCAGAGGATTTACGTGTTAAACTCACTTGTTACAAACATAAATTATTCAACGTTTTAGGTAAAGGTGAAACTAAATGGAATAATCAATTGGATATCGATTTCTACATTGATCAAGATATGATCCATATCGATAATCGTCTTTATGCCAAAGAAACTGATTCTTTCATTAATTCAATTCTTAAATTCGAAGGTTCATTAACTCCATCTTATAATTGgatgtaa
- the eIF3s10 gene encoding eIF-3 theta (Similar to PINT~Similar to eIF3) has protein sequence MSTQQALAQANEHALSQANDLIKVGSKLRALSVLRDLLSDRSQWHSSLEQIMSLYVSLCAEQLDYQSLRDGIHHFKVSIMSQKEFSIVPLENIFKEIITPIEQKVDELKEKIEKENQENPLVEQNEISLIDPQQTLLFSYMKYLFEAYKAMIEVLTRQNTKFEHTKFDHSKFDSTLLKISTQALNYCSKYQRKPDFMVLTELFRSSIEQLFKVPSLDTVNTHIEIRFHQLTVAISLGLYLIAYKSIEDINIMLFSLLVKPKPVVLATYYQKLAQVYWITNAHLLHAYALYKHYVYNKNYNMNFTQADSQLYSSVLLVAALSSPIQEVNQNQSLLQFDSQSQRAMGLASLLSLQSIPKRETFLVDVRKVTNEVYPELADLASIFEKKTSPLMFAKLLEPKIKFIEGHAQLSQYLKPFLRVVFTKIALQVSKVYEVIKIEEFIKLVPFYTKTQIELYLLESIKRKLIGARIDHKNGVIRFGHYDFDSAKISDQLSNLATGVGKALNMIEPEKKQQQHDKLKKEVYVKIINSLQDEHRRILARKEIIEKKKIYMEQQDRIKKQKEHEELQKKIQEKVARDQQRLKEDMERREKEQAEEESQQNQLDQTINAIDKAKVEMKAKIAKIAKQLYILERAYREEELPVVESLQKTKAVEDKQYFESTQAEFLKLHREVHDRNVTEKARLNRIVPEYQKFTQAVIEERKKQLPALQKEQEKRFQEFLIQQEQDVQERKAKREKARIAAAQEKARKEEQERERLEQEHLEQERLEEERKNAPYVPPSSRRTFRDDDDEREESGRWGGRRGGDDFGRSKADEGDRWGRREDAPPPRRDEGGDRWGRREDAPPPRRDEGGDRWGKREDAPPPRRDEGGWGRRDDAPPPRRDEGGDRWGRRDDAPPRRDDAPPPRRDDAPPPRRDEGGDRWGRRDDAPPRRDGGGSGGFGGRRDDAPPRRDEGGDRWGRREDAPPPRRDEGGDRWGRRDDAPPRRDGGGGSGFGRNQGAQGDQNDSWRSDNKKEENKKDADGWQTVGAKKRY, from the exons atgtcaaCACAACAAGCATTAGCTCAGGCTAATGAACATGCTTTAAGCCAAGCAAATG atttaattaaagttgGATCAAAATTAAGAGCATTAAGTGTCTTAAGAGATTTATTAAGTGATCGTAGTCAATGGCATTCAAGTTTAGAACAAATTATGTCATTATACGTTTCATTATGTGCTGAACAATTAGATTATCAATCATTAAGAGATGGTATTCATCATTTCAAAGTTTCAATCATGTCACAAAAGGAATTCTCAATTGTACCATTagaaaatatctttaaagaaatcattacACCAATTGAACAAAAAGTAGACGaattaaaagagaaaattgaaaaagaaaatcaagagAATCCATTAGTTGAACAAAATGAAATCTCACTCATTGATCCACAACAAACTCTCTTATTCTCTTATatgaaatatttatttgaagcTTATAAAGCAATGATTGAAGTACTCACTCGTCAAAATACTAAATTTGAACATACTAAATTTGATCATTCTAAATTTGATTCAACTTTACTT aaaatttcaaCTCAAGCATTAAATTATTGTTCAAAATATCAAAGAAAACCAGATTTTATGGTATTAACAGAATTATTTAGATCAAGTattgaacaattatttaaagtacCATCATTGGATACAGTGAATACTCATATTGAAATTCGTTTCCATCAATTGACCGTTGCAATTTCATTGGGATTATATTTGATTGCTTACAAGTCAATTgaagatattaatattatgttATTCTCATTGTTAGTTAAACCAAAGCCAGTAGTTTTAGCAACATACTATCAAAAGTTGGCTCAAGTCTATTGGATTACCAATGCTCATTTATTACATGCCTACGCATTATATAAACATTATGTTTACAATAAGAATTATAATATGAATTTCACACAAGCCGATTCTCAATTATACTCTTCAGTATTATTGGTTGCTgcattatcatcaccaattcAAGAGgttaatcaaaatcaatcattattacaatttgatTCACAATCACAAAGAGCTATGGGATTGGCATCATTGTTGTCACTCCAATCCATTCCAAAACGTGAAACTTTCCTCGTTGACGTTCGTAAGGTTACCAATGAAGTTTATCCAGAGTTGGCCGATCTCGCTTCAATCTTTGAGAAGAAAACATCACCATTGATGTTTGCCAAGCTTTTAGAGCCAAAGATTAAATTCATCGAAGGTCACGCACAACTCTCTCAATACTTAAAACCATTCCTTCGTGTAGTTTTCACAAAGATCGCTCTTCAAGTTAGCAAAGTCTACGAAGTTATCAAGATTGaagaattcattaaattgGTACCATTCTATACAAAGACTCAAATTGAACTCTACCTTTTGGAATCAATAAAGAGAAAGTTAATCGGTGCTAGAATCGATCATAAGAATGGTGTAATTCGTTTCGGTCACTACGACTTTGACTCTGCCAAAATCTCTGATCAATTATCAAACTTGGCCACTGGTGTTGGTAAAGCTTTGAATATGATTGAACCAgaaaagaaacaacaacaacatgaTAAACTCAAGAAAGAGGTCTACGTCAAGATCATCAATTCACTCCAAGATGAACATCGTCGTATTCTCGCTCGTAAGGAAATCAttgaaaagaagaaaatCTACATGGAACAACAAGATCGTATCAAGAAACAAAAAGAACATGAAGAACTTCAAAAGAAAATCCAAGAGAAAGTCGCTCGTGATCAACAACGTCTCAAAGAGGATATGGAACGTCGTGAAAAAGAACAAGCCGAAGAGGAatcacaacaaaatcaactcGATCAAACCATCAATGCCATCGATAAAGCCAAGGTTGAAATGAAAGCCAAGATCGCTAAAATCGCCAAACAATTGTACATTCTCGAACGTGCCTACCGTGAAGAGGAATTACCAGTCGTTGAAAGCCTCCAAAAAACTAAAGCCGTCGAAGATAAGCAATACTTTGAATCAACTCAAGCCGAATTCCTTAAACTCCATCGTGAAGTTCATGACCGTAATGTCACCGAAAAAGCTCGTCTCAACAGAATCGTACCAGAATATCAAAAATTCACTCAAGCCGTCATCGAAGAGAGAAAGAAACAATTACCAGCCCTTCAAAAGGAGCAAGAAAAGAGATTCCAAGAGTTCCTCAttcaacaagaacaagatgTCCAAGAGAGAAAGGCAAAGAGAGAGAAAGCTCGTATCGCCGCTGCCCAAGAAAAAGCTAGAAAGGAAGAacaagaaagagaaagactCGAACAAGAACATTTGGAACAAGAACGTTTGGAAGAAGAGAGAAAGAATGCTCCATACGTTCCACCATCTTCAAGAAGAACTTTCAGAGACGACGATGATGAACGTGAAGAAAGTGGTAGATGGGGTGGTAGacgtggtggtgatgatttcGGTAGATCCAAAGCTGATGAAGGTGATCGTTGGGGTAGACGTGAAGATGCTCCACCACCAAGACGTGACGAAGGTGGTGATCGTTGGGGTAGACGTGAAGATGCTCCACCACCAAGACGTGATGAAGGTGGTGACAGATGGGGTAAACGTGAAGATGCTCCACCACCAAGACGTGACGAAGGTGGTTGGGGTAGACGTGATGATGCTCCACCACCAAGACGTGACGAAGGTGGCGATAGATGGGGTAGACGTGATGATGCTCCACCAAGACGTGATGATGCTCCACCACCAAGACGTGATGATGCTCCACCACCAAGACGTGATGAAGGTGGTGATCGTTGGGGTAGACGTGATGATGCTCCACCAAGAAGAGATGgaggtggtagtggtggtttCGGTGGTAGACGTGATGATGCCCCACCAAGACGTGACGAAGGTGGTGATCGTTGGGGTAGACGTGAAGATGCTCCACCACCAAGACGTGACGAAGGTGGTGATCGTTGGGGTAGACGTGATGATGCTCCACCAAGAAGAGacggtggtggtggtagtggttttGGTAGAAATCAAGGAGCCCAAGGTGATCAAAACGATAGCTGGAGATCCGATaacaaaaaagaagaaaacaaaaaagatgCTGATGGTTGGCAAACAGTTGGTGCCAAAAAGAGATATTAA